Below is a genomic region from Enterobacter hormaechei subsp. xiangfangensis.
TCTTTCACCCTGCACGGCAAACGCGCGCTGGTGACCGGCGGGTCAAGAGGGATTGGCTTCGCTGCCGCCGTCGCCCTCGCACAGGCAGGGGCAGAGGTCTGGATTGCCGCCCGGGGCCGCGAGGCGCTTGCGCATGCCGCAGGTCTGGCAGCGGAACACAGCCTCGCATTCCACCCGCTGGAACTGGATATTACCGACGCTCAGGAGGTGGAGCGTGTGCTGGCGACGTTGCCCACGCCCGACATTCTGGTGAACAGTGCCGGGCTGGCCCGCCACCAGCCGTTTCTTGAGGTAAACGAGGAAAATTTCGATGCGGTGATGGCGCTTAACCTGCGCGCCACCTTTTTTGTCAGCCAGCGCGTGGCGCGCAGAATGCGGGCGGGCGGTAAGGGGGGATCGATTATTCACATCTCATCGCAAATGGGACACGTTGGCGGCCCCGAGCGTAGCGTGTACTGTGCCTCCAAATTCGCGCTTGAAGGGTTAACCCGAACGATGGCGCTGGAGCTGGGCGATGCGGGGATCCGCGTCAATACGCTGTGCCCGACCTTCATTGAAACCGACCTGACGCGTTCGTCGCTTGCCGATCCGGCGTTCCGCCACTACGTGCTGGACAATATCAAGCTGCGCCGGCCAGGCAGGCTGGAGGACATTATGGGGCCGGTAGTGTTCCTCGCCTCTGAGGCCGCCGGGCTGATCACCGGCAGCGCCCTGATGGTTGACGGCGGCTGGACGGCTACGTGAGGGATGCAATGGAATATCCGCTTCTGGACAATACCGATCTACCGCTGGTGCTGCTTGGTGGCACCCTG
It encodes:
- a CDS encoding SDR family NAD(P)-dependent oxidoreductase is translated as MTLLQTPSFTLHGKRALVTGGSRGIGFAAAVALAQAGAEVWIAARGREALAHAAGLAAEHSLAFHPLELDITDAQEVERVLATLPTPDILVNSAGLARHQPFLEVNEENFDAVMALNLRATFFVSQRVARRMRAGGKGGSIIHISSQMGHVGGPERSVYCASKFALEGLTRTMALELGDAGIRVNTLCPTFIETDLTRSSLADPAFRHYVLDNIKLRRPGRLEDIMGPVVFLASEAAGLITGSALMVDGGWTAT